From Deinococcus terrestris, the proteins below share one genomic window:
- a CDS encoding helix-turn-helix domain-containing protein translates to MKTAQEWKDTLNLDDLPDAELLALLNEAEGMEAAPHTADEALAAGLATELDPHTLEQHIEELHTAETVGAALSAARGARHLAAREVGRRLGVSGARIVKLERGINAELFTVGRYAEAVGYRACLTLKPQEGGGPVISVPLTAPGGVKKPPHL, encoded by the coding sequence ATGAAAACGGCTCAGGAATGGAAAGACACCCTCAACCTTGATGACCTCCCAGACGCGGAACTGCTGGCCCTACTGAATGAGGCGGAGGGCATGGAAGCGGCCCCCCACACGGCAGATGAGGCGCTGGCGGCGGGGCTTGCCACTGAACTTGACCCCCACACCCTCGAGCAGCACATAGAGGAACTGCACACGGCGGAGACAGTGGGCGCGGCCCTGTCTGCCGCCCGGGGTGCTCGGCACCTCGCGGCCCGGGAAGTGGGGCGGCGGCTCGGGGTCAGTGGGGCGCGGATTGTCAAACTCGAGCGGGGCATCAACGCCGAGCTATTCACCGTGGGGCGCTACGCCGAGGCGGTGGGCTACCGGGCCTGCCTGACCCTGAAACCCCAGGAAGGCGGCGGTCCTGTCATCAGTGTTCCGCTAACTGCCCCCGGGGGGGTCAAAAAGCCCCCGCACCTCTGA
- a CDS encoding class I SAM-dependent DNA methyltransferase: MTPEQFVKTYGALSVNERSAAQSHFIDLCALLGVPNPVQGDPSGETYRFEKPVSKITGKKGFADVWKAGAFGWEYKGKGADLKRAYEQLVSYREDLQNPPLLVVSDMHTVEVHTNFTGTLKAVRRYTLEDLLDESKRLELRKVWTEPEAFNPSAQAADVTEAVMRELVQVGDALKERGEQPDDVAHFLVKCVFTLFAEDVGLLPRKTFALLLEAAEERPEDFREMAGELFRLMKGGGLSVVGRIPHINGGVFTNPAAPDLRLPDVQTLQRAARRDWRKLEPAIFGTLFERVIDPDKRSQLGAHYTPLADIVDVVEPVMLAPLRAEWEALRAELVPLMELAEAAEAAAGGLWEAAEGKERAAVVEKLRAFQDRLAAVTVLDPACGSGNFLYTALRLLLDLEAEVRATLRGLTGQAQPVKVSPRQMRGLERSEYAHEIAGMVLWIGYLQWLSEHGENLRDRSPVLDALPGLENRDAVLDGDRAAAWPPAEFITGNPPFLGNYKMREELGGEYAETLRAAYAGRVPGFADLVAYWFEKAREQIEQGHTRRAGLIATNSIRGGKNRVVLERIAETGSIFRAWPDRVWIQDGAAVRTSIVCFDDGSEQARVLLRHTGDEDRPEQRGTEAREVAVIHPDLTSAADLTAARRLRENAGKSFEGVKPAGKFDLPGSVAREWLDLPNPSGLSNADVLRPYVGGDDLTDRNKDRYTVDFNQMPFEVAEQYRRPMRYLSEEAKDKNGKTPKDSKREKWWLYDRARPELRAALEPLSRFIATPRHMKHRSFSWLTPGCIPGDALTVIAAEDDLTFGVLNSSPHTAWALRMGTSLEDRPRYTPTTCFETFPFPRPSPEQAEAIAQVARFLETARAFLRTKRDPKQKANAGTSEQDKTLTLTGMYNLLSDYRQTGQEVVTGLATLADAHDTLDRAVSAAYGWEWPLDEDEMLSRLLALNLERHAAETAGSAEAGQARETAPA, encoded by the coding sequence GTGACCCCCGAGCAGTTTGTCAAGACTTACGGCGCTCTGAGCGTGAATGAGCGGAGCGCGGCCCAATCGCACTTCATAGACCTCTGCGCCCTGCTCGGCGTCCCTAACCCAGTTCAGGGGGACCCGAGCGGGGAGACGTACCGCTTTGAAAAGCCCGTCAGCAAGATCACGGGGAAAAAGGGCTTTGCGGACGTGTGGAAGGCGGGCGCGTTCGGGTGGGAGTACAAGGGCAAGGGGGCGGACCTGAAACGGGCCTATGAGCAGCTCGTTTCCTACCGGGAGGACCTGCAAAACCCGCCCCTGCTTGTGGTGTCTGACATGCACACGGTAGAGGTCCATACCAACTTCACGGGGACCCTGAAGGCAGTCCGGCGGTACACGCTCGAGGACCTGTTAGACGAAAGCAAGCGGCTCGAGCTGCGGAAGGTGTGGACCGAGCCGGAAGCGTTTAACCCCTCGGCGCAAGCGGCGGACGTGACCGAGGCCGTTATGCGCGAGCTGGTACAGGTGGGGGACGCGCTCAAGGAACGCGGGGAGCAGCCGGACGACGTGGCGCATTTTCTGGTGAAGTGCGTGTTTACCCTGTTTGCCGAGGACGTGGGCCTGCTTCCCCGGAAAACATTCGCGCTGCTCCTCGAGGCCGCCGAGGAACGCCCGGAGGACTTCCGGGAGATGGCCGGGGAGCTGTTCCGGCTGATGAAGGGCGGCGGCTTGAGCGTGGTCGGGCGTATTCCCCACATCAACGGCGGCGTGTTCACGAATCCTGCCGCGCCGGACCTCCGGCTCCCGGATGTTCAGACCCTCCAGCGGGCCGCCCGGCGGGACTGGCGCAAGCTCGAGCCTGCCATTTTCGGGACCCTCTTTGAGCGCGTCATTGACCCGGACAAGCGGAGTCAACTCGGGGCGCACTACACGCCCCTGGCGGACATTGTGGACGTGGTAGAGCCGGTCATGCTGGCCCCGCTGCGGGCCGAGTGGGAGGCCCTCCGCGCCGAGCTGGTCCCGCTTATGGAGCTGGCGGAGGCTGCCGAGGCTGCCGCCGGGGGACTGTGGGAGGCCGCCGAGGGGAAGGAACGGGCGGCGGTGGTGGAAAAGCTCCGGGCCTTTCAGGACCGCCTGGCAGCGGTGACGGTGCTGGACCCCGCGTGTGGGAGCGGAAACTTTCTCTATACGGCGCTGCGGCTGCTGCTGGACCTCGAGGCGGAAGTCAGGGCCACCCTCCGGGGCCTGACCGGGCAGGCGCAGCCCGTGAAGGTGTCGCCCCGGCAGATGCGCGGCCTCGAGCGCTCCGAGTACGCGCATGAAATCGCGGGCATGGTGCTGTGGATTGGCTACCTTCAGTGGCTCTCAGAACATGGGGAGAACCTCCGGGACCGCTCCCCGGTGCTGGACGCCCTCCCCGGCCTCGAGAACCGGGACGCGGTGCTAGACGGGGACCGGGCGGCGGCGTGGCCTCCCGCCGAGTTCATCACGGGAAACCCGCCCTTCCTCGGCAATTACAAGATGCGGGAGGAACTCGGGGGCGAGTATGCCGAGACACTCCGGGCGGCCTACGCGGGCCGGGTGCCAGGGTTTGCGGACCTTGTGGCGTACTGGTTTGAAAAGGCCCGGGAGCAGATAGAGCAGGGGCACACGCGGCGGGCGGGCCTGATCGCTACGAATAGCATCCGGGGTGGGAAAAACCGGGTGGTGTTGGAACGGATCGCGGAAACGGGCAGCATTTTCCGGGCGTGGCCGGACCGGGTATGGATTCAGGACGGCGCGGCGGTCCGGACAAGCATTGTCTGTTTTGATGACGGCTCCGAGCAGGCGCGGGTGCTGCTGAGGCACACGGGGGATGAGGACCGGCCCGAGCAGCGCGGCACCGAGGCGCGGGAGGTGGCCGTGATTCACCCGGACCTGACCTCGGCGGCAGACTTGACGGCGGCGCGGCGGCTGAGGGAGAACGCCGGGAAATCCTTTGAGGGCGTGAAACCCGCCGGAAAGTTTGACCTTCCGGGCAGCGTGGCGCGGGAGTGGCTGGACCTTCCAAACCCCAGCGGCTTGAGCAATGCGGACGTGCTGAGGCCGTATGTGGGCGGGGATGACCTGACGGACCGGAATAAGGACCGCTACACGGTGGACTTTAATCAGATGCCGTTCGAGGTAGCGGAGCAGTACCGGCGGCCCATGCGCTATTTATCGGAAGAAGCAAAAGACAAGAACGGGAAGACGCCGAAAGATTCCAAGCGGGAGAAATGGTGGCTCTATGACCGGGCGCGGCCTGAGCTGAGGGCCGCCCTCGAGCCGCTTTCTCGATTCATCGCCACCCCACGCCATATGAAGCACCGTTCCTTTTCGTGGCTGACCCCCGGCTGCATTCCCGGTGATGCCCTGACGGTCATCGCCGCTGAGGATGACCTGACTTTCGGCGTCCTGAACAGTTCCCCGCATACGGCGTGGGCGCTCCGTATGGGAACCTCTCTCGAAGACCGCCCGCGCTACACGCCCACAACCTGTTTTGAAACCTTCCCCTTCCCCCGCCCCAGCCCCGAGCAGGCGGAGGCCATAGCGCAGGTGGCGCGGTTCCTTGAGACGGCGCGGGCCTTTCTGCGGACCAAACGGGACCCCAAACAGAAAGCGAACGCGGGGACCTCGGAACAGGACAAGACCCTGACCCTGACCGGGATGTATAACCTCCTCTCCGATTACCGGCAGACGGGGCAGGAAGTGGTGACGGGGCTGGCGACCCTGGCGGACGCCCACGACACCCTAGACCGGGCCGTGAGCGCGGCCTACGGGTGGGAGTGGCCTCTAGACGAGGATGAGATGCTCTCCCGGCTGCTGGCCCTGAACCTCGAGCGGCACGCGGCGGAGACGGCGGGGAGTGCCGAGGCAGGGCAGGCACGGGAGACGGCTCCCGCCTGA